From a region of the Canis lupus dingo isolate Sandy chromosome 5, ASM325472v2, whole genome shotgun sequence genome:
- the CZIB gene encoding CXXC motif containing zinc binding protein isoform X1 — protein MRTRTVRRRRLPFTTGRKAAAAAVARPSRAEPSHATMGKIALQLKATLENVTNLRPLGEDFRWYLKMKCGNCGEISEKWQYIRLMDTVALKGGRGSASMVQKCKLCARENSIEILSSTIKSYNAEDNEKFKTIVEFECRGLEPIDFQPQAGFAAEGVESGTVFSDINLQEKDWTDYDEKAQESVGIYEVTHQFVKC, from the exons ATGCGCACCCGCACGGTACGCCGGCGGCGCCTACCGTTTACGACAGGCCGGAAAGCAGCGGCCGCCGCTGTCGCCAGGCCGAGTCGGGCCGAGCCGAGCCACGCCACTATGGGG AAAATTGCGCTGCAGCTCAAAGCCACGCTGGAGAATGTCACCAACCTCCGCCCCTTGGGCGAGGACTTCCGGTGGTACCTCAAG ATGAAATGTGGCAACTGTGGTGAGATTTCAGAGAAGTGGCAGTATATTCGGCTGATG GACACTGTGGCACTGAAGGGAGGTCGTGGCAGCGCCTCCATGGTCCAGAAGTGCAAACTATGTGCGAGGGAAAACTCCATCG AGATTTTGAGCAGCACCATCAAATCTTACAAT GCTGAAGACAATGAGAAGTTCAAGACAATTGTGGAGTTTGAGTGCCGAGGCCTTGAACCAATTGATTTCCAGCCCCAG GCGGGGTTTGCTGCTGAGGGTGTGGAATCGGGGACAGTCTTCAGCGATATTAATCTGCAGGAGAAG gaCTGGACGGACTATGACGAAAAGGCTCAGGAATCTGTGGGCATCTACGAGGTCACCCACCAGTTTGTGAAGTGCTGA
- the CZIB gene encoding CXXC motif containing zinc binding protein isoform X2, with protein MRTRTVRRRRLPFTTGRKAAAAAVARPSRAEPSHATMGKIALQLKATLENVTNLRPLGEDFRWYLKDTVALKGGRGSASMVQKCKLCARENSIEILSSTIKSYNAEDNEKFKTIVEFECRGLEPIDFQPQAGFAAEGVESGTVFSDINLQEKDWTDYDEKAQESVGIYEVTHQFVKC; from the exons ATGCGCACCCGCACGGTACGCCGGCGGCGCCTACCGTTTACGACAGGCCGGAAAGCAGCGGCCGCCGCTGTCGCCAGGCCGAGTCGGGCCGAGCCGAGCCACGCCACTATGGGG AAAATTGCGCTGCAGCTCAAAGCCACGCTGGAGAATGTCACCAACCTCCGCCCCTTGGGCGAGGACTTCCGGTGGTACCTCAAG GACACTGTGGCACTGAAGGGAGGTCGTGGCAGCGCCTCCATGGTCCAGAAGTGCAAACTATGTGCGAGGGAAAACTCCATCG AGATTTTGAGCAGCACCATCAAATCTTACAAT GCTGAAGACAATGAGAAGTTCAAGACAATTGTGGAGTTTGAGTGCCGAGGCCTTGAACCAATTGATTTCCAGCCCCAG GCGGGGTTTGCTGCTGAGGGTGTGGAATCGGGGACAGTCTTCAGCGATATTAATCTGCAGGAGAAG gaCTGGACGGACTATGACGAAAAGGCTCAGGAATCTGTGGGCATCTACGAGGTCACCCACCAGTTTGTGAAGTGCTGA
- the CZIB gene encoding CXXC motif containing zinc binding protein isoform X3, with translation MKCGNCGEISEKWQYIRLMDTVALKGGRGSASMVQKCKLCARENSIEILSSTIKSYNAEDNEKFKTIVEFECRGLEPIDFQPQAGFAAEGVESGTVFSDINLQEKDWTDYDEKAQESVGIYEVTHQFVKC, from the exons ATGAAATGTGGCAACTGTGGTGAGATTTCAGAGAAGTGGCAGTATATTCGGCTGATG GACACTGTGGCACTGAAGGGAGGTCGTGGCAGCGCCTCCATGGTCCAGAAGTGCAAACTATGTGCGAGGGAAAACTCCATCG AGATTTTGAGCAGCACCATCAAATCTTACAAT GCTGAAGACAATGAGAAGTTCAAGACAATTGTGGAGTTTGAGTGCCGAGGCCTTGAACCAATTGATTTCCAGCCCCAG GCGGGGTTTGCTGCTGAGGGTGTGGAATCGGGGACAGTCTTCAGCGATATTAATCTGCAGGAGAAG gaCTGGACGGACTATGACGAAAAGGCTCAGGAATCTGTGGGCATCTACGAGGTCACCCACCAGTTTGTGAAGTGCTGA